The following proteins come from a genomic window of Aspergillus oryzae RIB40 DNA, chromosome 4:
- a CDS encoding Mechanosensitive ion channel family (predicted mechanosensitive ion channel) yields MSTPVEELPAPKYAEKKNRTDDHSPTSDEGTYINEGSQDTHGNNHLTVDTSSADDLDRTALRSPSAQREQAKRLEDDLALLEAEKVASRSTHEDTESKGERNSISRSRSHRSQNVDEFDEATNPLHEKAAVYNPPESPNTNIARFVKKIHESSFIIRYITYIVPLVLILLIPLLVGALAYPDANVGGVELLWFSVWLEIVWLTLWAGRIVAKCIPVVAGLLASIFTNNAKKWRDMAKQLELHATFFFWWLGIEVSFLPTMKNHHVDGNSATRSWENTVNKIIISIFVWTILNYIEKIIIQLIAISFHTRTYADRIEINKFQIGSLTKLYDFSRNKISVKDDEFEEKNDNSGSGTKTPLRYPLQYAGKAQRVAKGALNKVGDMAGAVAADFTGRKATNSTHPYQVILTLLRTTSGCQVLARRLYRTFVRDGFDTVFAGDLKEAFDNSEEAEAAFIMFDKDMNGDISMDELEAVCVEIGRERKAITASLKDLDSVVSRLDNVLEFFVVVISLIVFVSLISTSASGVLTSAGSSILALSWLFSATAQEFLQSIIFVFVKHPFDVGDRVTIYGNAGDAGLGDDYFVKQISLLYTEFKKMQGHIVQAPNSYLNGLFILNQRRSGALAEAIPIVIKYGTTLEQIDALRQRLLEFVRSEKREFQTNILTEMRAVTENFSVTLNVVFFYKSNWQNEGLRLQRRNKFICMLMVALQEIGIEGPRMNLQGARVDIPFHVTGFPPQTSSADHDSRPPPTPIHDMPENTGHSSSSAARHPSILRKGMNTAAARARGESIQSHKHVDFSLGMRDLSSGDVMGDVFETTSPRVDDVVRSSNREAAQRRILEEEEEEEAERQSRSSSSRARRPSNLSVPTQPGEGRRSTESQGTHSLSSISRNRFFRHRSSVSRERDDLAEQGRFDSSDIRSVSPGTR; encoded by the exons ATGTCGACCCCTGTTGAGGAGCTTCCTGCTCCCAAatatgcggagaagaaaaacaggaCGGACGACCATTCCCCAACCTCAGATGAAGGCACCTATATCAACGAGGGCTCGCAAGACACTCACGGGAACAACCACCTCACCGTTGACACCTCGTCTGCCGACGATCTGGACCGCACAGCTTTACGCTCGCCTTCGGCCCAAAGGGAACAGGCCAAACGCCTCGAAGATGACTTAGCTCTCCTTGAAGCGGAGAAGGTGGCGTCACGTTCTACCCATGAGGACACGGAGAGTAAAGGTGAGCGCAACTCGATATCGCGTTCTCGCTCGCATCGCTCCCAGAATGTGGACGAGTTCGACGAGGCCACCAATCCTTTGCACGAGAAAGCCGCTGTCTACAATCCACCGGAGTCTCCCAACACGAACATCGCCCGATTCGTCAAAAAGATCCACGAGTCCAGCTTCATCATTCGCTATATAACCTACATTGTACCCCTCGTTCTTATCTTACTGATTCCGCTGCTGGTCGGCGCACTGGCTTACCCGGATGCGAACGTGGGAGGTGTTGAACTTCTTTGGTTCTCTGTTTGGTTGGAAATTGTCTGGTTGACTCTGTGGGCTGGTAGA ATCGTGGCCAAATGTATCCCTGTCGTTGCAGGTTTGTTGGCCAGTATTTTTAccaacaatgccaaaaaGTGGCGCGACATGGCCAAGCAATTGGAGCTACACGccacttttttcttttggtggcTAGGTATCGAggtctcttttcttcccacaATGAAGAACCACCATGTGGACGGCAACTCAGCCACGCGTTCATGGGAGAATACGGTCAACAAGAttatcatctccatctttgtctGGACGATCCTGAACTATATCGAAAAGATCATTATTCAACTCATCGCCATAAGTTTCCATACGCGTACCTATGCCGATCGTATTGAAATCAATAAGTTCCAGATCGGCAGTTTGACCAAGCTGTACGACTTCTCTCGCAACAAGATCTCAGTGAAAGACGATGagtttgaagaaaagaatgataaCAGTGGCAGCGGTACCAAGACCCCATTGCGCTACCCGCTGCAATACGCTGGCAAGGCGCAACGTGTAGCCAAAGGCGCATTGAACAAGGTTGGAGACATGGCCGGAGCAGTTGCCGCGGACTTCACGGGCCGGAAGGCGACGAACAGTACTCATCCCTATCAAGTCATTTTGACCTTGTTGCGGACTACCTCGGGCTGCCAGGTTCTGGCGCGGCGTCTCTACCGGACTTTCGTGCGTGACGGATTCGATACTGTCTTTGCCGGCGATCTTAAAGAGGCGTTCGATAACAGCGAGGAAGCCGAGGCTGCATTTATCATGTTCGACAAAGATATGAATGGCGACATCTCTATGGACGAACTGGAGGCGGTTTGTGTGGAAATCGGACGGGAACGCAAGGCTATCACTGCGTCTCTGAAGGATCTTGACTCGGTCGTCTCACGACTCGACAATGTTTTGGAGTTCTTCGTCGTTGTCATCAGCTTGATCGTCTTCGTATCGCTGATCTCGACTTCGGCTTCCGGCGTGCTCACCTCCGCGGGTTCCAGTATTCTTGCCTTGTCCTGGCTCTTCTCTGCCACCGCCCAGGAATTTCTGCAGTCGAttatcttcgtctttgtCAAGCATCCCTTCGATGTGGGCGACCGTGTGACGATCTACGGTAACGCAGGTGATGCTGGTTTGGGTGATGACTACTTTGTGAAGCAGATCTCGTTGCTCTACACggagttcaagaagatgcaggGTCACATTGTCCAGGCACCAAACAGCTATCTGAACGGGCTCTTTATTCTCAATCAACGCAGATCTGGCGCCCTCGCAGAAGCCATCCCCATCGTGATCAAGTACGGCACAACGCTTGAGCAGATTGATGCCCTCCGCCAACGCCTGTTGGAATTTGTCCGCAGCGAAAAGCGCGAGTTCCAGACTAATATTTTGACTGAGATGCGTGCCGTGACGGAAAACTTCTCTGTGACCCTCAACGTCGTCTTCTTCTACAAGTCCAACTGGCAGAATGAAGGATTGCGTCTTCAGCGTCGTAACAAGTTCATCTGTATGCTCATGGTTGCCCTGCAAGAGATCGGCATCGAGGGCCCACGCATGAACCTCCAGGGTGCCCGTGTGGATATTCCTTTCCATGTCACGGGTTTCCCACCTCAGACGTCATCGGCCGACCACGACAGTCGCCCACCGCCGACCCCCATCCACGACATGCCCGAGAACACCGGACACAGCAGCTCCAGCGCCGCCCGCCACCCGTCAATCCTGCGCAAAGGCATGAACACCGCTGCGGCCCGTGCTCGGGGAGAGTCGATCCAGTCACACAAACATGTCGACTTCTCATTGGGCATGCGCGATCTCTCCTCCGGCGATGTGATGGGCGATGTGTTTGAAACCACCTCCCCTCGTGTTGATGACGTTGTCCGCTCTTCCAATCGCGAAGCCGCCCAGCGCCGCATCctagaagaggaagaggaggaagaggccgaacGCCAGAGCCGCTCGTCGTCCTCCCGGGCACGTCGCCCGTCCAACCTCAGCGTCCCGACCCAGCCGGGCGAAGGGCGTCGGTCGACGGAGTCCCAAGGCACCCATAGCCTGTCCTCCATCAGTCGCAACCGGTTTTTCCGCCACCGCTCCAGCGTCAGCCGCGAGCGTGACGATCTGGCCGAGCAAGGTCGATTCGACTCAAGCGATATCCGCTCTGTTTCACCGGGCACACGATAA